In Bombus pascuorum chromosome 13, iyBomPasc1.1, whole genome shotgun sequence, a single genomic region encodes these proteins:
- the LOC132913415 gene encoding gamma-tubulin complex component 6 isoform X1, with amino-acid sequence MNVQGYICANDKISDRYNDDVYGLITQLSRHILQAYRSSHRNVQFTYDHDIKIIKHLRIKAFEILLKKSDRLIPRRDYEVLQEIDPLLELQKHAFTLKLKLNHSYNANMLEHLLENLEEFPCGELPVFSILQLLMQLKNCNINPEPLTNIFYFDKANPAFPEITYNNNKIPPFQIYPMECFISSDKFEATLERYPTKRIAPTNIMNEFNFLDNSIKSKAIVGVESIDMSTACDFMSNHIFDKISSHMLLCPNQQYTINSELNLHILQNNTIGNKCENICSFPLEKRDTTNYLYLPFMQTNTDENESIIDTWKVLDQSVSNESNSTMNIWNHIWNQSSITNILPTIDHQTWECFGEIQSIKELMFITDTPIAAIHLEKVKQMNDLFIISEKLMNSSLLLEQVSAKEFISDVKSMLLGIESNSFEYRCATGFILRRNISVYGISPESIKKICQEAINWGNCFKFLWNLITHKSQSNKLPQEGLIFKALCTNIKELLLYYQAALIRIFAHEKESEGILKIFQKVRSVAKLITKVAKVCEPYKENQYMSQEGSSILTRIYNEAIKVTDAKIALVFYSLLKSCCEVYFRFLQKWIFEGICDDIYGEFMIKTRPQYLRNRSHKFWTKSFSICNDEVPGFLNDLAESILQCGKTVRLLKTCDSKNPVCRICVTEQPEIKVCLSIMSLHEQSSRYREYEKKGQAALGSILSLSTAILNQKQLEKEMSKITILSERDTLLKLREDKEEPGNTVTTVTRVKQNILTSPQEQVLTNNLQSNKAEEIELSNKIQLGIEHDKEESRIKETSKSSERTIVWNYYEGLANDINKRCIRSQWRKKRMKLYNERVDTLSRANQESRNEFLKKTEGHNCAITSDFFLIETPISLEDENKNYRNTSYQTSNVMSIPSTQINQDSRQSSSLENYAHKRIISNNNEKHEFHNFEHLERLNTNPTSKVSTNKNTTNKKMNEILECLSVHHTQSSVAERPTLLNVMKIDNITESQIDGVCMRPLDYNMTPNNNELDIRQIEFTSVTYETNETDTRCSQIIAITNKENDLETPMSCTTDNFTTSSVQSPISTYNLEDSSPLEISSTVISSSSTQLITKSSLAMKGDSTFSDLFELARDEKSNNVSPVIVPLSITDVEIIDHISLQAYLEKSIRIPLNVQSRLVNNAIIKYFLEENSLLSHLHSLRSYFFLLNGEFAKSLTDSLYSRLYEISIPIELFNSATLTNLLERALVNSFNNVYINSELLNLSATDTPAQLHISDPAALDCLTLNYKINWPLNIILDETVMQQYSKVFKFLITSGRVSWVLQEDFNIMKRERKAITSEQYHKLQLYRHSMTQFMNALHNYLTCSVLHASWAEFEKDLEHSLTVDQIYMAHVNYIKRILSRCMLNSRGEKVRVCLTNIFKVILKFHNRIRSQNWVMKSTGYIHPNFKKLEQMYQAFFELRAYMSHVAFKLATSGYQPHLMHFLNALNINPLYDLTAKSYRNTVGSAEP; translated from the exons GACAAAATCAGTGACCGTTATAACGATGATGTTTATGGTCTCATAACTCAATTGAGCAGGCACATATTACAGGCATATCGATCCTCCCACCGAAATGTACAGTTTACTTATGATCatgatatcaaaataattaaacaccTTCGAATCAAAgcttttgaaatattactgAAAAAAAGTGATCGTTTGATCCCTAGACGAG ATTATGAAGTACTTCAAGAGATAGATCCACTTTTAGAACTACAAAAGCATGCTTTtacattgaaattgaaattaaaccaTTCATACAATGCTAATATGTTAGAACATTTGTTGGAAAATCTTGAAGAATTCCCATGCGGTGAACTACcagtattttctattttgcaGCTACtaatgcaattaaaaaattgtaatattaatccTGAGCCATTAACG aatatattttatttcgacaaAGCAAATCCTGCTTTTCCTGAAATCacatacaataataataaaataccgCCATTTCAAATATACCCAATGGAATGTTTCATATCATCGGATAAATTTGAAGCAACACTCGAAAGATATCCAACTAAAAGAATTGCACCTACAAATATTatgaatgaatttaattttttggataattcaataaaatccAAAGCCATAGTTGGGGTTGAATCCATtga CATGTCTACTGCATGTGATTTTATGTCCAAtcatatatttgataaaatatcatCACATATGCTTTTATGCCCAAACCAACAGTATACAATAAATTCAGAgcttaatttacatattttacaaaataatacg ATTGGAAACAAGTGTGAAAATATATGCAGCTTTCCTTTGGAAAAACGAGACAcaacaaattatttgtatcTCCCTTTTATGCAGACAAATACAGATGAAAACGAAAGTATTATAGATACATGGAAAGTTTTAGATCAAAGTGTTAGCAATGAATCAAATAGTACTATGAACATTTGGAATCATATATGGAATCAAAGCAGTATTACTAATATTCTACCAACTATAGATCATCAAACATGGGAATGCTTTGGAGAGATACAATCTATTAAAGAATTGATGTTTATAACAGACACTCCAATTGCAGCAATACATCTAGAAAAAGTTAAACAGatgaatgatttatttataatctcGGAAAAA tTAATGAATTCTTCACTTCTTTTGGAACAAGTGTCAGCCAAAGAATTTATAAGTGATGTAAAATCAATGTTGCTGGGAATAGAATCAAATTCCTTTGAGTATAGATGTGCT acAGGATTTATCTTACGAAGAAACATTAGTGTATATGGTATAAGTCCAGAATCAATAAAGAAGATTTGTCAAGAAGCTATTAATTGGggtaattgttttaaattcttGTGGAATCTAATTACACACAAATCACAAAGTAACAAATTACCACAAGAAGGACTAATATTTAAG gcTCTATGTACaaatatcaaagaattatTGCTTTACTATCAAGCAGCACTAATAAGAATTTTTGCACATGAAAAAGAATCAGagggaatattaaaaatatttcaaaaagtaCGTTCTGTGGCTAAATTAATCACTAAAGTTGCTAAAGTTTGTGAACCTTACAAAGAAAATCAGTACATGTCCCAAGAAGGAAGTAGCATTCTTACTAGAATTTATAATGAAGCAATTAAAGTGACAGATGCCAAAATTGCTTTggtattttattcattattaaaatcttgCTGTGAAGTTTATTTTCG ATTTTTACAGAAATGGATATTTGAAGGTATATGCGACGATATATATGGagaatttatgataaaaacgCGTCCAcaatatttacgtaatagaagTCACAAATTTTGGACGAAAAGTTTTAGCATTTGCAATGATGAGGTGCCAGGTTTTTTAAATGATCTAGCTGAATCAATACTTCAATGTGGCAAAACAGTTAGACTTCTAAAAACTTGCGACTCCAAA AATCCAGTATGCCGTATCTGTGTGACTGAACAACCAGAAATAAAAGTTTGCTTAAGCATAATGTCATTACATGAGCAGTCATCAAGATATcgagaatatgaaaaaaaaggtCAAGCTGCACTTGGTTCGATACTTTCTCTTTCCACAGCTATCTTAAACCAGAAGCagttagaaaaagaaatgtcaAAAATAACTATACTTTCAGAACGTGATACATTATTGAAACTTCGTG AAGACAAAGAAGAACCAGGAAACACAGTAACAACAGTAACACgagtaaaacaaaatattttaacaagtCCACAAGAACAAGTACTTACAAATAACTTACAATCAAATAAGGCTGAAGAAATTGAGTTATCAAACAAGATACAATTAGGAATCGAACAtgataaagaagaaagtagAATAAAGGAAACATCAAAATCCTCAGAACg GACAATTGTTTGGAATTATTATGAAGGTTTAGccaatgatattaataaacgatGCATTCGTTCACAATGGCggaagaaaagaatgaaattgtaTAATGAAAGAGTGGATACATTAAGTAGAGCAAACCAAGAATCAAGAAAcgagtttttaaaaaaaactgAAGGACATAATTGTGCAATAACttcagatttttttttaattgaaactcCAATCTCACTTgaagatgaaaataagaattatagGAATACATCTTATCAAACATCAAATGTAATGTCAATACCGTCTACTCAAATTAATCAAGATTCAAGGCAAAGTTCTTCACTTGAAAATTACGCACATAAGAGAATAATAAGCAACAATAATGAAAAACACGAATTTCATAACTTCGAACATTTAGAAAGACTAAATACGAATCCGACCTCAAAAGTTtcgacaaataaaaatacaacaaataagaaaatgaatGAGATTTTAGAATGCCTATCAGTTCATCACACACAGTCATCAGTAGCAGAAAGACCCACTCTTTTAAACGTTATGAAAATCGATAATATTACAGAATCTCAAATTGACGGCGTATGCATGCGACCATTAGATTATAATATGACGCCAAATAACAATGAACTTGATATACGTCAAATCGAATTTACCTCTGTTACgtatgaaacaaatgaaacgGATACTCGTTGCTCCCAAATTATAGCCAtcacaaataaagaaaatgacTTAGAAACACCGATGTCATGTACAACGGATAATTTTACTACTTCATCAGTACAGAGCCCCATTTCAACATATAATTTAGAAGACTCATCTCCTTTGGAAATTTCATCTACAGTAATATCATCGAGTTCGACTCAGTTAATTACGAAATCATCTCTTGCCATGAAAGGAGATTcaacattttcagatttatttgaaTTGGCTCGTGatgaaaaaagtaataacgtatcgcCAGTAATAGTTCCTTTGAGTATTACCGATGTCGAGATAATTGATCATATTTCTCTTCAGGCCTATTTAGAAAAGTCGATTCGTATTCCCCTCAACGTACAGAGCCGTCTCGTTAATAAtgctattataaaatactttttggAAGAAAACAGCTTGCTCTCACATTTGCATAGTTTACGTagttatttctttttgctAAATGGGGAATTTGCAAAGAGCTTAACAGATTCCCTGTATTCTCGTTTATATGAAATCTCAATACCTATCGAACTATTTAATTCCGCTACTTTGACTAATCTTCTAGAACGAGCACTCGTTAATTCGTTTAAcaatgtttatattaattcGGAACTTCTCAATCTCTCAGCAACGGACACACCAGCTCAATtacat ATATCAGATCCAGCTGCATTGGATTGTCTTACTCTCAACTATAAGATAAATTGGCCacttaatattatacttgATGAGACAGTCATGCAACAATACagtaaagtatttaaatttctaataacaaGCGGTCGAGTTTCATGGGTGTTGCAAGAGGactttaatattatgaaaagagaacgaaaagCAATTACATCAGAACAGTATCATAAG ctGCAGTTATATAGGCATTCAATGACACAATTTATGAACGCGTTGCATAATTATCTAACGTGTAGCGTGTTACACGCAAGTTGGGCTGAATTTGAAAAAGATCTGGAACATTCTTTAACTGTAGATCAAATTTATATGGCACATGTAAACTATATAAAACGCATACTATCAAG ATGTATGCTGAATAGTCGTGGAGAAAAAGTACGCGTATGTTTAactaatatatttaaagtcattttgaaatttcataacaGAATAAGATCTCAAAACTGGGTAATGAAATCTACAGGATATATACATcctaattttaaaaaactgGAACAAATGTATCAAGCATTCTTTGAGTTACGAGCATACATGTCGCACGTTGCGTTTAAGTTAGCCACTAGCGGGTACCAACCGCATTTAATGCATTTCCTAAATGCTCTTAATATAAATCCACTGTATGATTTAACCGCTAAAAGTTATCGTAACACTGTAGGCTCTGCAGAGCcttaa
- the LOC132913415 gene encoding gamma-tubulin complex component 6 isoform X2, producing the protein MNVQGYICANDKISDRYNDDVYGLITQLSRHILQAYRSSHRNVQFTYDHDIKIIKHLRIKAFEILLKKSDRLIPRRDYEVLQEIDPLLELQKHAFTLKLKLNHSYNANMLEHLLENLEEFPCGELPVFSILQLLMQLKNCNINPEPLTNIFYFDKANPAFPEITYNNNKIPPFQIYPMECFISSDKFEATLERYPTKRIAPTNIMNEFNFLDNSIKSKAIVGVESIDMSTACDFMSNHIFDKISSHMLLCPNQQYTINSELNLHILQNNTIGNKCENICSFPLEKRDTTNYLYLPFMQTNTDENESIIDTWKVLDQSVSNESNSTMNIWNHIWNQSSITNILPTIDHQTWECFGEIQSIKELMFITDTPIAAIHLEKVKQMNDLFIISEKLMNSSLLLEQVSAKEFISDVKSMLLGIESNSFEYRCATGFILRRNISVYGISPESIKKICQEAINWGNCFKFLWNLITHKSQSNKLPQEGLIFKALCTNIKELLLYYQAALIRIFAHEKESEGILKIFQKVRSVAKLITKVAKVCEPYKENQYMSQEGSSILTRIYNEAIKVTDAKIALVFYSLLKSCCEVYFRFLQKWIFEGICDDIYGEFMIKTRPQYLRNRSHKFWTKSFSICNDEVPGFLNDLAESILQCGKTVRLLKTCDSKNPVCRICVTEQPEIKVCLSIMSLHEQSSRYREYEKKGQAALGSILSLSTAILNQKQLEKEMSKITILSERDTLLKLRDKEEPGNTVTTVTRVKQNILTSPQEQVLTNNLQSNKAEEIELSNKIQLGIEHDKEESRIKETSKSSERTIVWNYYEGLANDINKRCIRSQWRKKRMKLYNERVDTLSRANQESRNEFLKKTEGHNCAITSDFFLIETPISLEDENKNYRNTSYQTSNVMSIPSTQINQDSRQSSSLENYAHKRIISNNNEKHEFHNFEHLERLNTNPTSKVSTNKNTTNKKMNEILECLSVHHTQSSVAERPTLLNVMKIDNITESQIDGVCMRPLDYNMTPNNNELDIRQIEFTSVTYETNETDTRCSQIIAITNKENDLETPMSCTTDNFTTSSVQSPISTYNLEDSSPLEISSTVISSSSTQLITKSSLAMKGDSTFSDLFELARDEKSNNVSPVIVPLSITDVEIIDHISLQAYLEKSIRIPLNVQSRLVNNAIIKYFLEENSLLSHLHSLRSYFFLLNGEFAKSLTDSLYSRLYEISIPIELFNSATLTNLLERALVNSFNNVYINSELLNLSATDTPAQLHISDPAALDCLTLNYKINWPLNIILDETVMQQYSKVFKFLITSGRVSWVLQEDFNIMKRERKAITSEQYHKLQLYRHSMTQFMNALHNYLTCSVLHASWAEFEKDLEHSLTVDQIYMAHVNYIKRILSRCMLNSRGEKVRVCLTNIFKVILKFHNRIRSQNWVMKSTGYIHPNFKKLEQMYQAFFELRAYMSHVAFKLATSGYQPHLMHFLNALNINPLYDLTAKSYRNTVGSAEP; encoded by the exons GACAAAATCAGTGACCGTTATAACGATGATGTTTATGGTCTCATAACTCAATTGAGCAGGCACATATTACAGGCATATCGATCCTCCCACCGAAATGTACAGTTTACTTATGATCatgatatcaaaataattaaacaccTTCGAATCAAAgcttttgaaatattactgAAAAAAAGTGATCGTTTGATCCCTAGACGAG ATTATGAAGTACTTCAAGAGATAGATCCACTTTTAGAACTACAAAAGCATGCTTTtacattgaaattgaaattaaaccaTTCATACAATGCTAATATGTTAGAACATTTGTTGGAAAATCTTGAAGAATTCCCATGCGGTGAACTACcagtattttctattttgcaGCTACtaatgcaattaaaaaattgtaatattaatccTGAGCCATTAACG aatatattttatttcgacaaAGCAAATCCTGCTTTTCCTGAAATCacatacaataataataaaataccgCCATTTCAAATATACCCAATGGAATGTTTCATATCATCGGATAAATTTGAAGCAACACTCGAAAGATATCCAACTAAAAGAATTGCACCTACAAATATTatgaatgaatttaattttttggataattcaataaaatccAAAGCCATAGTTGGGGTTGAATCCATtga CATGTCTACTGCATGTGATTTTATGTCCAAtcatatatttgataaaatatcatCACATATGCTTTTATGCCCAAACCAACAGTATACAATAAATTCAGAgcttaatttacatattttacaaaataatacg ATTGGAAACAAGTGTGAAAATATATGCAGCTTTCCTTTGGAAAAACGAGACAcaacaaattatttgtatcTCCCTTTTATGCAGACAAATACAGATGAAAACGAAAGTATTATAGATACATGGAAAGTTTTAGATCAAAGTGTTAGCAATGAATCAAATAGTACTATGAACATTTGGAATCATATATGGAATCAAAGCAGTATTACTAATATTCTACCAACTATAGATCATCAAACATGGGAATGCTTTGGAGAGATACAATCTATTAAAGAATTGATGTTTATAACAGACACTCCAATTGCAGCAATACATCTAGAAAAAGTTAAACAGatgaatgatttatttataatctcGGAAAAA tTAATGAATTCTTCACTTCTTTTGGAACAAGTGTCAGCCAAAGAATTTATAAGTGATGTAAAATCAATGTTGCTGGGAATAGAATCAAATTCCTTTGAGTATAGATGTGCT acAGGATTTATCTTACGAAGAAACATTAGTGTATATGGTATAAGTCCAGAATCAATAAAGAAGATTTGTCAAGAAGCTATTAATTGGggtaattgttttaaattcttGTGGAATCTAATTACACACAAATCACAAAGTAACAAATTACCACAAGAAGGACTAATATTTAAG gcTCTATGTACaaatatcaaagaattatTGCTTTACTATCAAGCAGCACTAATAAGAATTTTTGCACATGAAAAAGAATCAGagggaatattaaaaatatttcaaaaagtaCGTTCTGTGGCTAAATTAATCACTAAAGTTGCTAAAGTTTGTGAACCTTACAAAGAAAATCAGTACATGTCCCAAGAAGGAAGTAGCATTCTTACTAGAATTTATAATGAAGCAATTAAAGTGACAGATGCCAAAATTGCTTTggtattttattcattattaaaatcttgCTGTGAAGTTTATTTTCG ATTTTTACAGAAATGGATATTTGAAGGTATATGCGACGATATATATGGagaatttatgataaaaacgCGTCCAcaatatttacgtaatagaagTCACAAATTTTGGACGAAAAGTTTTAGCATTTGCAATGATGAGGTGCCAGGTTTTTTAAATGATCTAGCTGAATCAATACTTCAATGTGGCAAAACAGTTAGACTTCTAAAAACTTGCGACTCCAAA AATCCAGTATGCCGTATCTGTGTGACTGAACAACCAGAAATAAAAGTTTGCTTAAGCATAATGTCATTACATGAGCAGTCATCAAGATATcgagaatatgaaaaaaaaggtCAAGCTGCACTTGGTTCGATACTTTCTCTTTCCACAGCTATCTTAAACCAGAAGCagttagaaaaagaaatgtcaAAAATAACTATACTTTCAGAACGTGATACATTATTGAAACTTCGTG ACAAAGAAGAACCAGGAAACACAGTAACAACAGTAACACgagtaaaacaaaatattttaacaagtCCACAAGAACAAGTACTTACAAATAACTTACAATCAAATAAGGCTGAAGAAATTGAGTTATCAAACAAGATACAATTAGGAATCGAACAtgataaagaagaaagtagAATAAAGGAAACATCAAAATCCTCAGAACg GACAATTGTTTGGAATTATTATGAAGGTTTAGccaatgatattaataaacgatGCATTCGTTCACAATGGCggaagaaaagaatgaaattgtaTAATGAAAGAGTGGATACATTAAGTAGAGCAAACCAAGAATCAAGAAAcgagtttttaaaaaaaactgAAGGACATAATTGTGCAATAACttcagatttttttttaattgaaactcCAATCTCACTTgaagatgaaaataagaattatagGAATACATCTTATCAAACATCAAATGTAATGTCAATACCGTCTACTCAAATTAATCAAGATTCAAGGCAAAGTTCTTCACTTGAAAATTACGCACATAAGAGAATAATAAGCAACAATAATGAAAAACACGAATTTCATAACTTCGAACATTTAGAAAGACTAAATACGAATCCGACCTCAAAAGTTtcgacaaataaaaatacaacaaataagaaaatgaatGAGATTTTAGAATGCCTATCAGTTCATCACACACAGTCATCAGTAGCAGAAAGACCCACTCTTTTAAACGTTATGAAAATCGATAATATTACAGAATCTCAAATTGACGGCGTATGCATGCGACCATTAGATTATAATATGACGCCAAATAACAATGAACTTGATATACGTCAAATCGAATTTACCTCTGTTACgtatgaaacaaatgaaacgGATACTCGTTGCTCCCAAATTATAGCCAtcacaaataaagaaaatgacTTAGAAACACCGATGTCATGTACAACGGATAATTTTACTACTTCATCAGTACAGAGCCCCATTTCAACATATAATTTAGAAGACTCATCTCCTTTGGAAATTTCATCTACAGTAATATCATCGAGTTCGACTCAGTTAATTACGAAATCATCTCTTGCCATGAAAGGAGATTcaacattttcagatttatttgaaTTGGCTCGTGatgaaaaaagtaataacgtatcgcCAGTAATAGTTCCTTTGAGTATTACCGATGTCGAGATAATTGATCATATTTCTCTTCAGGCCTATTTAGAAAAGTCGATTCGTATTCCCCTCAACGTACAGAGCCGTCTCGTTAATAAtgctattataaaatactttttggAAGAAAACAGCTTGCTCTCACATTTGCATAGTTTACGTagttatttctttttgctAAATGGGGAATTTGCAAAGAGCTTAACAGATTCCCTGTATTCTCGTTTATATGAAATCTCAATACCTATCGAACTATTTAATTCCGCTACTTTGACTAATCTTCTAGAACGAGCACTCGTTAATTCGTTTAAcaatgtttatattaattcGGAACTTCTCAATCTCTCAGCAACGGACACACCAGCTCAATtacat ATATCAGATCCAGCTGCATTGGATTGTCTTACTCTCAACTATAAGATAAATTGGCCacttaatattatacttgATGAGACAGTCATGCAACAATACagtaaagtatttaaatttctaataacaaGCGGTCGAGTTTCATGGGTGTTGCAAGAGGactttaatattatgaaaagagaacgaaaagCAATTACATCAGAACAGTATCATAAG ctGCAGTTATATAGGCATTCAATGACACAATTTATGAACGCGTTGCATAATTATCTAACGTGTAGCGTGTTACACGCAAGTTGGGCTGAATTTGAAAAAGATCTGGAACATTCTTTAACTGTAGATCAAATTTATATGGCACATGTAAACTATATAAAACGCATACTATCAAG ATGTATGCTGAATAGTCGTGGAGAAAAAGTACGCGTATGTTTAactaatatatttaaagtcattttgaaatttcataacaGAATAAGATCTCAAAACTGGGTAATGAAATCTACAGGATATATACATcctaattttaaaaaactgGAACAAATGTATCAAGCATTCTTTGAGTTACGAGCATACATGTCGCACGTTGCGTTTAAGTTAGCCACTAGCGGGTACCAACCGCATTTAATGCATTTCCTAAATGCTCTTAATATAAATCCACTGTATGATTTAACCGCTAAAAGTTATCGTAACACTGTAGGCTCTGCAGAGCcttaa